CCGGGCCGATCTACTGCTGCCCTGAAACACCGGGATCACTTCTACGGGTCGTGCGGCTGCTCTCCGCAAGTCCGCATGCGCGGCGACGATTCGTTCACCGACCTTGGGGCACGAGCCCTTACCCGGCGTCGTGGGGGTCTCGCTCTTCAGCGCGCCGGCAGCTGCGCCCAGGCCGGCGGCTCGTACACGTACGAGTGAGGCTCGAAAGCCAGCCAGGCAAACGAGAAATGCACGCCGCGAACGACCGGCTCGAGCTGGTGACCGCGCAGCCGGCCGTTGACCGCCCGGCCCAGCAGATTCCATTCCGAACCGGTCTGCAGATCGATCGTGCGCCCATCGTACCTGGCGAAGCGCAGCGTTATGCCGGTCACCACGCTGCTGAACGCGTTGGCGGAGCGTATGCGCCGCGATTCGCGGATATTTTTCTGATCCAGCACCGATAGCGTTCCCGGTCGACTCAAGACCACGATGGGCTCACCGGCCACGACGTCGTTGATGAGCGGCATGCGTTCCAGGACCGAGTGGGGATAGAGCACGTCCTGCCCGCGCACGGTCACACGCAGTACGCGCTCGAGCGGCGGCAGACGCCGATCAAAGCCCCTTTCGAAGCTGAAGGGTGGCTCGCGGATTCGCTCGTAGCCCTGGTACGGGCTCGTGCCGTAGGGCCGCCTGTAGCCGGTCTGCCGCGATAGGATGCGACCCCGCGGATAGGTCCGCCGAAAGCTCTGGTAGGGAACCACGCTGTAAGGGATCTGCGCCAATACGCGACCGGCGTGCGCTCCGACCACGCCTTCGCCGCTCAGCTGCTGCCACCAGCTGTGAGTCTGCCGGTCGTACATGATCAGGTTGCTACGTCGCACCTGACCTGTGCTGCCGAAGTCGAGCACCTGCCCTTGCAGACGGCGATCGAAGACCGCCGGTGAGTTGCACAGCGCGCTGTAGGTTACCGTGACGGGCAGGCCGCCTATGCGGTCGTTGACGATGGCATGCCAAAGCAAGATCTGCAGTGGATACGCGCGCGCCTGTTGTGCAAGGTGCACAACCACCACGGGTTCGTTGGGATGGAGCCACGGGTCGGCTTGCTCCGAGTTGACCCAGTGAGGCGAATCGATGGCCGGGATGGCGTCCCTCGCCGGCCCCGCAGGCTCGATCTCGTCCAGATTCACGCTGGCGCTGGTGAAGTCCGTGAGCTGCCAGCCCCAACGGTTGGCCAGCCCCGAACCGTCGACGAGCAAACCGCCCCAGCAGCCGACGACCCCGAGCAGCGCCAGGTCCACGACGGCCGCCAGCGGCGTAGAGGTGCGCCGGGTAGACCGAGAGCCTCGTAGCGAAATCGGTCGTTGCTTCGAGGAGGACTGATTTGTTGGCGCTCGCTTGATTCTCAGGCCTTCGTGGGGCTGTGCCAACGCAAAGTCCCCAATTTCAGGGTAGCAGCCCCTTGTCCATAGACGACCAACTTTCCCCTTTTTGTTGTGCCTGTCAGGGGAGCTTGGGACTGCAACCGTTCGGCCCCCTCGAACACCCCCGGTGAACGGTTAGGGCCCGGGGGGCGATCGCATCCACCCTGCGCTGCGCGGCCGGTCTCGACCAGATATTCTCGGACGGGCCCTTACCTGAGCGTTGACCAGAAGCTCGCACGTCAACGCATATGTGGGCAGCCCCCCAAGGCTGCCAGTCGCTCGCGCACTCGTGCCAGGTTTTCTTCCTCGGATCGCGTCGTGTTCAGACACAGATGCGCCTGGGGTTCGAGCTCCGTGACCGGTGTCCAGGCGGCTGCAAAGGCATCGAAGATGTCGGCTCTACCGTCGCTTACGCCGGCCCGGGTCTCCCTTAGCTGCAGGCGCGCAAGGCAGGTTTCTCGAGGAGCCTGACATTCCAGAAA
The window above is part of the Pseudomonadota bacterium genome. Proteins encoded here:
- a CDS encoding DUF3179 domain-containing protein codes for the protein MDLALLGVVGCWGGLLVDGSGLANRWGWQLTDFTSASVNLDEIEPAGPARDAIPAIDSPHWVNSEQADPWLHPNEPVVVVHLAQQARAYPLQILLWHAIVNDRIGGLPVTVTYSALCNSPAVFDRRLQGQVLDFGSTGQVRRSNLIMYDRQTHSWWQQLSGEGVVGAHAGRVLAQIPYSVVPYQSFRRTYPRGRILSRQTGYRRPYGTSPYQGYERIREPPFSFERGFDRRLPPLERVLRVTVRGQDVLYPHSVLERMPLINDVVAGEPIVVLSRPGTLSVLDQKNIRESRRIRSANAFSSVVTGITLRFARYDGRTIDLQTGSEWNLLGRAVNGRLRGHQLEPVVRGVHFSFAWLAFEPHSYVYEPPAWAQLPAR